From the genome of Thiobacter sp. AK1, one region includes:
- a CDS encoding methyl-accepting chemotaxis protein, with protein sequence MGLFNKKPAAKKGETSSLHTTLIMQGLRKLSGKEPTQLPLIGHLPAEKQQLYSGVAALVFILLALGTLALNAYLVGNKAKYVGTATEMQMLSQRIAKGAQQAVLGNPEAFRQIRDSRTTFDRDLKRLMYGEGTLPASPSSVQPILKELDAVWKRMAQQTDQILEQEKSLVELNKAVAAINAANVQMLELSEQVVSLMSQTGAAVRDVSMASQQVMLTQRMAKNANNLLSSDVIDPEVAFLLGKDANNFRDVLLALLNGSEDLRINAVKDADTREKLKELETVFNEFYGHVNSILQNMQSLVNAKQAGRELFTGSDKLLALTQKLTEAYEGIGRVVGPWLAALFGAIGIFAAVLFAWSVVNEARRRAIQSEEENKRNQEAILRLLNEMGDLAEGDLTVRASVTEDITGAIADSINYTIDELRLLVSEINKATEQVTHATQQAQAISAQLLEAAQRQSKEIEETSQSVLQMAESINEVSASAAESARVAQQSLQAAEKGQEAVHNQITGMNDIREQIQETAKRIKRLGESSQEISEIVELISDITEQTNILALNAAIQAASAGEAGRGFTVVAEEVQRLAERSGEATKQIGAIVKTIQTDTHDAVAAMEKSTQGVVEGAKLSDAAGQALAEIGRVSRELAALIETISQRTQAQAEMAKIVAKNMQDIQAITTQTTEGTKQTAVSIGQLASLAADLKGSVAGFKLS encoded by the coding sequence ATGGGATTGTTCAACAAGAAACCGGCCGCTAAGAAAGGGGAGACATCCTCGCTGCACACCACACTCATCATGCAGGGGCTGCGTAAGCTCTCGGGCAAGGAGCCCACGCAGCTGCCGCTCATCGGGCACCTGCCCGCGGAAAAGCAGCAACTCTATTCCGGCGTGGCGGCGCTCGTGTTCATTCTCCTCGCACTGGGCACCTTGGCTCTCAATGCCTACCTGGTGGGCAACAAGGCCAAATACGTGGGGACCGCGACCGAGATGCAGATGCTTTCGCAGCGCATCGCCAAGGGCGCGCAGCAGGCCGTGCTGGGCAACCCGGAAGCTTTTCGTCAGATCAGGGATTCTCGCACCACCTTCGACCGCGACTTGAAGCGTCTAATGTATGGCGAGGGGACCTTACCGGCCTCGCCTTCCTCTGTGCAGCCGATTCTGAAGGAGCTCGACGCGGTATGGAAACGCATGGCGCAGCAGACCGACCAGATTCTTGAGCAGGAGAAGAGTCTAGTGGAGTTGAACAAGGCGGTGGCGGCCATCAACGCCGCCAACGTTCAGATGCTGGAACTCTCCGAGCAGGTGGTCTCCCTCATGTCCCAGACCGGTGCCGCAGTGCGCGACGTGTCCATGGCCTCGCAGCAGGTGATGCTGACCCAGCGCATGGCGAAGAACGCCAACAACCTGCTTTCCTCCGATGTGATCGATCCCGAGGTGGCCTTCCTGCTGGGCAAGGACGCCAACAACTTCCGCGACGTGCTCTTGGCCCTGCTCAACGGTAGCGAGGACTTGCGCATCAACGCGGTCAAGGACGCGGACACCCGCGAGAAACTCAAGGAGCTGGAAACCGTATTCAACGAATTCTACGGCCACGTCAACAGCATCCTGCAGAACATGCAAAGCCTGGTGAACGCCAAGCAGGCTGGTCGTGAGCTGTTCACGGGATCCGACAAACTGCTGGCACTGACCCAGAAGCTCACCGAGGCCTACGAAGGCATCGGTCGTGTGGTGGGGCCTTGGTTGGCGGCCCTGTTCGGTGCCATTGGCATCTTCGCCGCCGTGCTCTTTGCCTGGTCGGTGGTAAACGAGGCGCGCCGGCGCGCGATCCAGAGCGAGGAGGAAAACAAGCGCAACCAGGAGGCGATTCTGCGCCTGCTCAACGAGATGGGCGATTTGGCCGAAGGCGACCTCACGGTGCGCGCCTCGGTGACTGAGGACATCACTGGCGCCATCGCCGACTCCATCAACTACACCATCGATGAGCTGCGCCTTTTGGTGTCCGAGATCAACAAGGCCACCGAGCAGGTGACCCATGCCACGCAACAGGCGCAGGCGATTTCCGCGCAACTTTTGGAGGCAGCGCAGCGCCAGTCGAAGGAAATCGAGGAAACTTCCCAGTCCGTGCTGCAGATGGCCGAGTCCATCAACGAGGTGTCGGCCAGCGCCGCCGAATCCGCGCGTGTGGCGCAGCAATCCCTCCAGGCCGCGGAGAAGGGCCAGGAAGCGGTGCACAACCAGATCACCGGCATGAACGACATCCGCGAGCAGATCCAGGAGACCGCCAAGCGCATCAAGCGTCTGGGTGAATCCTCCCAGGAAATTTCCGAGATCGTGGAGCTCATTTCCGACATTACCGAGCAGACCAACATTCTGGCGCTCAATGCTGCCATCCAGGCCGCTTCCGCGGGTGAGGCGGGCCGCGGCTTTACCGTGGTGGCGGAGGAGGTGCAGCGGCTCGCGGAACGTTCCGGCGAGGCCACCAAGCAGATCGGCGCCATCGTCAAAACCATTCAGACCGACACTCACGACGCGGTGGCGGCGATGGAGAAAAGCACCCAGGGTGTGGTGGAGGGTGCGAAGCTCTCGGATGCCGCGGGTCAAGCCCTGGCCGAGATCGGTCGCGTGTCGCGGGAACTGGCGGCCCTGATCGAGACCATTTCCCAGCGCACCCAAGCCCAGGCGGAAATGGCCAAGATCGTCGCCAAGAACATGCAGGACATCCAGGCCATTACCACCCAGACCACCGAGGGCACCAAGCAGACGGCGGTGTCCATCGGTCAGCTGGCCAGCCTGGCGGCCGACCTGAAGGGTTCCGTGGCCGGCTTCAAGCTTTCCTGA
- a CDS encoding rubredoxin, with protein MTDNKPYRAYMCLICGFIYDEAQGRPEDGIPPGTRWEDVPPNWTCPDCGARKDDFELLEI; from the coding sequence ATGACCGATAACAAACCCTACCGCGCCTACATGTGCCTGATCTGTGGCTTCATCTATGACGAGGCCCAAGGCCGCCCGGAGGATGGCATTCCGCCTGGCACCCGCTGGGAGGACGTTCCCCCCAACTGGACCTGCCCCGACTGCGGGGCGCGCAAAGACGATTTCGAACTCCTGGAAATCTGA
- a CDS encoding response regulator, giving the protein MPINKVLVVDDSPTERHFLSEILTKQGYQVIMAESGEEAMEKAKSQKPDLILMDVVMPGLNGFQATRAISRDDETKHIPIIMCTSKGQETDKVWGMRQGARDYLVKPINPDELLRKIAALR; this is encoded by the coding sequence ATGCCCATCAACAAAGTCCTGGTCGTGGACGACTCTCCCACTGAACGACACTTTCTCTCCGAGATCCTGACCAAGCAGGGTTATCAGGTGATCATGGCGGAAAGCGGCGAGGAAGCCATGGAAAAGGCCAAGAGCCAGAAGCCCGATCTCATCCTCATGGATGTGGTGATGCCGGGGCTCAACGGCTTCCAGGCCACCCGCGCCATCAGCCGGGATGACGAGACCAAGCACATCCCCATCATCATGTGTACTTCCAAGGGGCAGGAAACCGACAAGGTATGGGGCATGCGACAAGGCGCGCGCGACTATCTGGTCAAGCCCATCAACCCGGACGAGTTGCTGCGCAAGATCGCAGCCCTTCGCTGA
- the thiD gene encoding bifunctional hydroxymethylpyrimidine kinase/phosphomethylpyrimidine kinase — MADTPSILPPPMVLTFAASDPTSGAGIQADILTLAAMGCHPLTALTAVTVQDTAGVDALLPLDAEWVADQARAVLEDMPVAAFKIGLVGSVENIAAIAEVVSDYPDIPLILDPVLASGRGDELVTEDMIAALLDMLVSQTTVLTPNSLEARRLASDEANEDDQPSLEECAARLIAMGCEYVLITGTHEPGPEVVNTLYGESGVLARDRWPRLPGSYHGSGCTLASAIAAAIAQGADIVSAVRDAQEFTWYSLKQGFRPGMGQYLPDRLFWARDADESQD; from the coding sequence ATGGCCGACACGCCGTCTATCCTCCCCCCACCCATGGTGCTGACCTTCGCCGCCAGCGATCCCACCAGCGGGGCCGGCATCCAGGCCGACATCCTCACCCTCGCCGCCATGGGCTGCCACCCCCTAACGGCGCTCACGGCGGTCACCGTCCAGGACACCGCCGGTGTGGATGCCCTGTTGCCCCTGGACGCGGAATGGGTGGCCGACCAGGCGCGCGCCGTGTTGGAAGACATGCCGGTGGCCGCGTTCAAGATCGGGCTTGTCGGCAGCGTGGAAAACATCGCCGCCATCGCCGAAGTCGTCTCTGACTATCCGGACATCCCCCTGATCCTGGACCCCGTGCTGGCCTCCGGGCGCGGCGATGAGCTGGTCACTGAAGACATGATCGCGGCGCTATTGGACATGCTGGTGTCCCAAACCACCGTGCTCACGCCCAATAGTCTGGAAGCGCGGCGACTGGCCAGCGACGAAGCCAATGAGGACGACCAACCTTCTTTAGAGGAATGCGCGGCGCGGCTCATTGCCATGGGATGTGAGTACGTGCTCATCACCGGCACCCACGAACCCGGGCCGGAGGTGGTGAACACCTTATATGGAGAGTCTGGCGTGCTCGCCCGGGACCGCTGGCCACGCCTGCCCGGCAGTTACCACGGCTCGGGTTGTACCCTGGCCTCCGCCATCGCCGCGGCCATCGCCCAGGGCGCGGACATCGTCTCCGCTGTGCGGGATGCCCAGGAATTCACTTGGTACAGCCTCAAGCAAGGCTTCCGCCCCGGCATGGGCCAGTATCTGCCAGATCGCCTGTTCTGGGCGCGCGATGCCGATGAAAGCCAGGATTGA
- a CDS encoding chemotaxis protein CheW, which yields MARKTSLREFQESVVARLQNAAAGGAAAVASKVGVLVGQERWLVNLGDVSEVIPVPPLLAVPLTKRWFLGVANVRGVLYGVVDWADYLYGQPNAAGLDSRLLLIHPRHGVNAGLLVRQMLGLKTPDQLTASQTDGLPPGVAAEYVDADGQVWKELSMQALVNQAEFLNVGR from the coding sequence ATGGCCCGCAAGACCAGTCTGCGCGAGTTCCAGGAAAGCGTCGTTGCGCGCCTGCAGAATGCCGCCGCCGGCGGCGCGGCAGCGGTGGCTTCCAAGGTTGGCGTGCTGGTGGGGCAGGAGCGCTGGCTGGTCAACCTTGGCGACGTGAGCGAGGTGATCCCCGTGCCGCCGCTATTGGCCGTTCCCCTCACCAAACGCTGGTTTCTGGGCGTGGCCAATGTGCGCGGCGTGCTCTACGGCGTGGTGGACTGGGCGGACTATCTCTACGGTCAGCCCAATGCAGCCGGCCTGGACAGCCGGCTTTTGCTCATTCATCCGCGTCATGGCGTGAATGCGGGGCTCTTGGTGCGCCAGATGCTGGGCCTGAAGACCCCGGACCAGCTTACGGCGAGCCAGACCGATGGCCTGCCGCCGGGTGTTGCCGCGGAATACGTGGATGCCGACGGCCAGGTCTGGAAGGAGCTGTCCATGCAGGCGCTGGTCAATCAGGCAGAGTTTCTCAACGTCGGCAGGTGA
- a CDS encoding Hpt domain-containing protein: MSTPSNFDIGPLTWVKAEIDAALAKAREQLTLFAGNTADSTPLKFAQTHLHQVTGAVQMVGLDGLARFAEEVERLLAALEKRELEADGDRLDLADQGFTALARYLDDLMAGAPDVPLRLFPIYRALLQARGAERISEADLFYPDLSVRAPRAAADSPVSEADFPRYVRAERSQYQKGLLKWLRQPHEREGLEQMKRALQAIEATQTQPANRTFWWNAVAFVDGLLEGGLEPEFAVKSLCARIDQQIRRLGERSSKVAERLLRDVLYHIARAKPATERLASVKQAYALDEYLAAAPLVTTSGDEQAERLRPLLRELGELVAGAKEAWLKFTAGNPDALKAFHGHAARLADKARALEHPALDELLHGIAQGAARLMAGAPRNETVDMEMATALLLAENAIENFAHLSPAFVGQAHVQGKRLAAALAGESLAEIEVVPLLDEMARRAQEKLLLAQVGTEIQTNLRQVEQVLDAFFRDHTKRAELPKLARYMTQIEGALRILELERAAELLAACQRIIDHFADPAYEPQPGELERLAEGLSALGFYVEAVQHGRPDAFEILAPVIKRFPELKQREAEAREEETVLPPLASVEEGLEDQKKLAQTLYAAWKADPTDANREALLAQVALLQQDADLMDDARLKERASRVLDLLSAGTGATEALDTALAELAAPRVATVAPSAETAALLEASKEAIDREMLEVYLEEAQDVLATVAEHLSRVRIQPHDHGALTTIRRGFHTLKGSGRMVGLTDLGEVAWGIEQTMNKWLQEERDATPELIDMLQQAHAAFTGWVDTLNREGHVTVHADELLAKAAALRGEPPPGPPSPPTPPPGPGAATVAEAQAAPDTLTGPQTVAEIQAETVGAADEMTMPGDTAPGARRDPGEAMSSETVFPEPESGEQAISDSERERPQAGATGAQPLATEGPSAPWEDRLTADPHQLLESLATEAPAAPLEAIVETLPAPPPPPSEIDVGGRVLSPTLYELFLNEAGQHLARLREGLAALRQAPAAPIPYDFMRAAHTLGGICSTVGFGAPADCAYALERFLVDLLDHPRALPPEDVALIGGAIEALSAMVEAIRRRETPTPAADTVAALAQRLEAVRAARADSEASSSEPAAAPLGAQAETGSSEEPVQGRDDFSQAVSTPAQEARAAEAGAPDGSAAATSISPAAAAPEPASGIRDDLDADLLPIFLEEAEELIPIIGQQLRAWQAAPSDRSAQQALQRALHTLKGSARMAGAMRLGELTHQMETRVIAAMEGGAPEPALFEQLTAHFDRIGDLHDALQRGETAPAVPTATSAAAAASGPVPVVLGLRAQTGAPLPSAVAEPEAGRAMLRVRADVVDRLVNEAGEVSIARSRIEGEIRNFKQLLKELTDNVIRLRAQLREVEIQAETQMQSRLSMAQDAHQEFDPLEFDRFTRLQELTRMMAESVNDVSTVQQALLKNIDEAEAALLAQARMNRELQQQLMHIRMVPLSSITERLQRIVRQTAKELGKEAVLTIQGEGVELDRSVLEKMTAPFEHLLRNALAHGLESQAERQSAGKPPAGQLNLIARQEGNEVVLTIADDGAGIDLERVRAKAVEMGWLAPGEEASPARLMEMIFQPGFSTASEITQIAGRGVGMDVVRNEIASLGGRIEVASEKGKGTTFTIYLPLTLAVTQAVLVHAGGQIYAIPSSMVEQVQELRPEPLAEVYRKGQVEWLGNVYPLYYLPRLLGDDTTQPEALLYTSIMLLRSGSQRCALHVDALEGNQEIVIKNIGPQLARVTGISGATVLGNGRIVLIINPVQLAHRETPHVAAQVSMPAGEALSTTPVIMVVDDSLTVRKITGRLLAKEGYQVITAKDGVDALQQLQETLPAVMLVDIEMPRMDGFELTKNVRGDPRTRHIPIIMITSRTAEKHRNYAKELGVNVYLGKPYQEEELLAHIERFVREGAVLAA; encoded by the coding sequence ATGAGCACACCATCGAATTTCGACATCGGCCCCCTCACCTGGGTCAAGGCAGAGATCGACGCCGCGCTCGCCAAGGCGCGGGAACAGCTCACCTTGTTTGCGGGCAACACTGCCGATAGCACGCCCCTCAAGTTTGCCCAGACCCATCTGCACCAGGTCACGGGCGCGGTGCAAATGGTGGGCTTGGACGGGCTGGCCCGTTTCGCGGAAGAAGTGGAGCGCCTGCTTGCCGCCTTGGAAAAGCGCGAGCTGGAAGCCGACGGCGACCGCCTAGACCTGGCCGATCAGGGATTCACTGCGCTTGCGCGCTATCTCGACGACCTCATGGCCGGCGCGCCCGATGTCCCCCTGCGCCTATTTCCCATTTATCGCGCCCTCCTGCAGGCGCGTGGGGCGGAGCGGATCAGCGAAGCGGATCTCTTTTATCCTGATCTCTCCGTGCGGGCGCCGCGGGCGGCGGCCGATTCGCCGGTGTCCGAGGCCGATTTTCCCCGTTACGTGCGCGCCGAGCGCAGCCAGTACCAGAAGGGGTTGCTCAAGTGGCTACGCCAGCCGCACGAGAGGGAGGGCCTGGAGCAGATGAAGCGGGCGCTTCAGGCCATCGAGGCCACCCAGACCCAGCCCGCCAACCGCACCTTCTGGTGGAATGCCGTCGCCTTTGTGGATGGCCTGCTAGAAGGCGGCTTGGAACCCGAATTTGCAGTAAAGTCTTTGTGCGCTCGCATCGATCAGCAGATTCGCCGCCTGGGTGAGCGTTCCAGCAAGGTGGCGGAGCGCCTGCTGCGCGACGTGCTCTACCACATCGCCCGCGCCAAGCCCGCCACCGAGCGGCTGGCCAGCGTGAAACAAGCCTACGCCTTGGACGAATACCTGGCCGCGGCACCCCTGGTCACGACAAGCGGCGACGAGCAAGCAGAGCGCCTGCGGCCGCTATTGCGGGAGCTTGGCGAACTCGTCGCCGGGGCTAAGGAGGCGTGGCTTAAGTTCACGGCGGGCAATCCGGATGCCCTCAAGGCCTTCCACGGCCACGCTGCGCGCCTGGCGGACAAAGCCCGCGCCCTGGAGCATCCGGCCCTGGACGAGTTGCTGCACGGCATTGCCCAAGGCGCGGCGCGCCTGATGGCCGGCGCGCCCCGCAACGAGACCGTGGACATGGAGATGGCCACCGCGCTCCTGCTTGCCGAGAATGCCATCGAAAACTTCGCCCACCTTTCGCCTGCCTTCGTGGGACAGGCCCATGTCCAGGGCAAGCGGCTGGCGGCCGCGCTCGCCGGCGAATCCCTGGCCGAGATCGAAGTCGTGCCACTGCTCGACGAGATGGCGCGGCGGGCCCAGGAGAAACTTCTGCTTGCTCAGGTGGGCACGGAGATTCAAACCAATCTGCGCCAGGTGGAGCAGGTGCTCGATGCCTTCTTCCGCGATCATACCAAGCGCGCGGAGCTTCCCAAGCTTGCGCGCTACATGACCCAGATCGAGGGGGCGCTGCGCATCCTGGAACTGGAGCGGGCGGCTGAGCTGCTCGCTGCTTGCCAGCGCATCATCGACCACTTCGCCGATCCCGCCTACGAACCCCAGCCGGGCGAGTTGGAGCGGCTCGCCGAAGGGTTGTCCGCTCTGGGCTTCTACGTGGAGGCGGTGCAGCACGGGCGGCCCGATGCGTTCGAAATCCTGGCGCCCGTGATCAAGCGTTTCCCTGAGCTCAAGCAGCGCGAGGCAGAAGCGCGGGAGGAGGAAACCGTCCTGCCACCCCTGGCCAGCGTCGAAGAAGGGCTGGAGGACCAAAAGAAACTGGCCCAGACCCTCTACGCAGCCTGGAAGGCCGATCCCACGGATGCTAACCGGGAGGCTCTACTCGCGCAGGTGGCTCTGCTACAGCAGGACGCCGACCTCATGGACGACGCCCGCCTGAAAGAGCGGGCAAGCCGCGTGCTCGACTTGCTTTCTGCCGGCACGGGTGCAACCGAAGCGCTCGATACCGCCCTGGCAGAGCTGGCGGCGCCCAGAGTGGCGACGGTGGCGCCCTCTGCGGAAACGGCCGCGTTGCTTGAGGCAAGCAAGGAGGCCATCGACCGCGAGATGCTGGAGGTCTATCTGGAGGAAGCGCAGGACGTGCTCGCCACAGTGGCGGAGCACTTGAGCCGAGTGCGCATCCAGCCACACGACCATGGCGCGCTCACCACGATTCGCCGTGGCTTCCACACCCTCAAGGGTTCAGGACGCATGGTGGGACTCACCGACCTGGGCGAGGTGGCCTGGGGCATCGAGCAGACCATGAACAAATGGCTGCAGGAAGAGCGCGACGCCACACCGGAACTCATCGACATGCTGCAACAGGCCCACGCGGCCTTCACCGGCTGGGTCGATACCCTGAACCGCGAGGGTCACGTGACCGTGCATGCGGATGAACTGCTGGCCAAGGCAGCGGCCCTGCGCGGCGAGCCGCCCCCCGGCCCGCCTTCTCCGCCCACGCCCCCACCCGGCCCCGGCGCCGCGACGGTCGCCGAGGCGCAAGCCGCGCCGGACACGCTGACAGGCCCGCAGACGGTCGCCGAAATCCAGGCGGAGACCGTAGGCGCCGCCGATGAGATGACCATGCCGGGAGACACCGCGCCCGGGGCCCGGCGCGACCCCGGGGAGGCCATGTCGTCCGAAACCGTGTTCCCCGAGCCGGAAAGCGGCGAGCAAGCCATCTCCGACAGCGAGCGGGAGCGGCCCCAGGCCGGGGCAACCGGGGCGCAGCCGCTCGCCACAGAGGGTCCGTCCGCGCCGTGGGAGGATCGGCTCACCGCCGACCCGCACCAGCTGCTCGAGTCGCTCGCCACAGAGGCGCCGGCGGCGCCGTTGGAGGCCATCGTGGAGACCCTGCCGGCTCCGCCCCCGCCCCCCAGCGAAATCGACGTGGGGGGACGCGTGCTTTCGCCGACTTTGTACGAACTCTTTCTGAACGAAGCGGGCCAGCATCTGGCTAGGCTGCGTGAAGGTCTCGCTGCGCTGCGGCAGGCGCCGGCCGCGCCCATCCCCTACGATTTCATGCGCGCCGCTCACACCTTGGGGGGCATCTGTAGCACCGTTGGCTTTGGCGCGCCGGCCGATTGCGCCTATGCCCTGGAACGTTTCCTGGTGGACCTGCTCGACCACCCGCGCGCCTTGCCGCCCGAGGACGTGGCGCTCATCGGCGGCGCCATCGAGGCGCTCAGCGCCATGGTCGAGGCGATTCGCCGGCGCGAGACCCCGACCCCCGCGGCAGACACGGTGGCGGCGTTGGCCCAACGCCTGGAGGCGGTCCGTGCCGCGCGTGCGGACAGTGAAGCGTCCTCGAGTGAGCCCGCGGCGGCACCCCTTGGCGCGCAGGCCGAGACCGGGTCGTCAGAAGAGCCGGTCCAGGGAAGGGATGACTTCTCGCAGGCCGTGTCAACGCCTGCCCAGGAGGCACGCGCTGCCGAAGCCGGGGCGCCAGACGGATCCGCTGCTGCCACGAGCATTTCGCCAGCGGCGGCCGCGCCCGAGCCCGCAAGCGGTATCCGCGACGACCTGGATGCGGATCTTCTGCCCATCTTCCTGGAAGAAGCGGAGGAACTCATCCCCATCATCGGCCAGCAGCTGCGGGCCTGGCAGGCTGCCCCGAGCGACCGATCCGCGCAGCAGGCATTGCAGCGCGCCCTGCACACCCTCAAGGGTTCCGCGCGCATGGCCGGGGCCATGCGCCTGGGCGAACTTACCCACCAGATGGAGACGCGGGTGATCGCCGCCATGGAAGGCGGTGCGCCGGAGCCTGCCCTATTCGAGCAGCTAACGGCCCATTTCGACCGCATCGGCGATTTGCATGATGCCCTCCAGCGGGGTGAAACTGCGCCTGCCGTGCCCACGGCGACCTCCGCGGCTGCCGCGGCAAGCGGCCCCGTGCCGGTGGTGCTGGGGTTGCGCGCCCAGACGGGGGCGCCGCTTCCCAGCGCGGTGGCCGAGCCAGAGGCGGGGCGGGCCATGCTGCGGGTTCGCGCCGACGTGGTGGACCGGCTGGTGAACGAAGCCGGCGAGGTGAGCATTGCCCGTTCCCGCATCGAGGGCGAGATTCGCAATTTCAAGCAATTGTTGAAGGAACTCACGGACAACGTGATCCGCCTGCGTGCCCAGTTGCGGGAAGTGGAAATCCAGGCAGAGACGCAGATGCAGTCGCGCCTGTCCATGGCCCAGGACGCGCACCAGGAATTCGATCCCCTGGAGTTCGACCGCTTCACCCGCTTGCAGGAACTCACGCGCATGATGGCCGAGTCGGTGAACGACGTCTCCACCGTGCAACAGGCCCTGCTTAAGAACATCGACGAGGCGGAAGCCGCGTTGCTGGCCCAGGCGCGCATGAACCGGGAATTGCAGCAGCAGCTCATGCACATCCGCATGGTACCCCTGTCTAGCATCACCGAGCGCCTGCAACGCATCGTGCGCCAGACGGCGAAAGAGCTCGGCAAGGAGGCCGTCCTTACTATCCAGGGCGAAGGGGTGGAGCTGGATCGCAGCGTGCTGGAAAAGATGACCGCCCCCTTCGAGCACTTACTGCGCAATGCGCTCGCCCATGGCCTGGAATCGCAAGCCGAGCGGCAAAGCGCCGGCAAGCCACCGGCCGGTCAGCTGAATCTCATCGCGCGGCAAGAAGGCAACGAAGTGGTGCTCACCATTGCCGACGATGGTGCTGGCATCGATCTCGAACGGGTGCGCGCCAAGGCGGTGGAAATGGGCTGGCTTGCGCCGGGCGAGGAAGCCTCGCCCGCCCGCCTCATGGAAATGATTTTCCAGCCCGGTTTTTCCACCGCTTCTGAGATTACCCAGATCGCCGGGCGCGGCGTGGGCATGGACGTGGTCCGCAACGAAATCGCCAGCCTGGGCGGCCGGATCGAGGTGGCCTCGGAAAAAGGCAAGGGCACCACCTTCACCATCTATTTGCCCCTCACCCTGGCAGTGACCCAAGCGGTGCTGGTCCATGCCGGTGGCCAGATCTACGCGATTCCCTCCAGCATGGTGGAGCAGGTGCAGGAACTGCGCCCGGAGCCCCTTGCCGAAGTCTATCGGAAGGGCCAGGTGGAATGGCTGGGCAATGTCTATCCCCTCTACTACCTGCCGCGGCTCCTTGGCGACGACACCACCCAGCCCGAGGCGCTGCTCTACACCTCGATCATGCTGTTACGCAGCGGCAGCCAGCGCTGCGCTCTGCACGTGGACGCCCTGGAAGGCAACCAAGAAATCGTCATCAAAAACATCGGCCCGCAGCTTGCGCGTGTCACCGGCATTTCTGGCGCCACCGTGTTGGGCAATGGCCGCATCGTGCTCATCATCAATCCGGTGCAACTGGCGCATCGCGAAACGCCTCACGTGGCGGCGCAGGTAT
- the pilG gene encoding twitching motility response regulator PilG yields MVIDDSNTIRRSAEIFLAQAGCEVILAEDGFDAMAKIADHQPDLIFVDIMMPRLDGYQTCMLIKKNQRFRNTPVIMLSSKDGLFDRVRGRMVGSDEYLTKPFTKDTLLAAVRKHVLASPAAA; encoded by the coding sequence ATGGTGATCGACGACAGCAACACCATTCGCCGCAGCGCCGAGATCTTTTTGGCGCAGGCGGGCTGCGAGGTGATTCTCGCCGAGGATGGATTCGACGCCATGGCCAAGATTGCCGATCATCAACCCGATCTGATCTTCGTCGATATCATGATGCCGCGTCTGGATGGTTACCAGACCTGCATGCTGATCAAGAAGAACCAGCGCTTCCGCAACACGCCGGTGATCATGCTCTCCAGCAAGGACGGGCTGTTCGACCGGGTGCGGGGCCGCATGGTCGGCTCCGACGAATATCTGACCAAACCCTTTACGAAAGACACGTTGCTGGCTGCGGTGCGCAAGCATGTGCTGGCGAGTCCAGCGGCGGCTTGA
- the thiE gene encoding thiamine phosphate synthase — translation MKARIEGLYALTPDIPDTARLLALVKQALEGGAQAVQYRSKATDVALRHEQASELIELCHRYHVPLLVNDDVRLAALTDADGVHLGRDDAPLDEARINLGPKKIIGVSAYADLERARHLAEAGADYVALGSFFSSPTKPQAPLCPLERLTEAKRVLTVPVVAIGGITPENAPGLIAAGADALAVISALFAAPDVRLAAARFASLFATRH, via the coding sequence ATGAAAGCCAGGATTGAAGGCCTCTACGCGCTGACCCCGGACATCCCGGACACGGCGCGTCTGCTCGCCCTGGTAAAGCAGGCGCTTGAGGGGGGCGCACAGGCCGTGCAATATCGCAGCAAAGCCACGGACGTGGCCCTGCGCCACGAGCAAGCATCGGAGTTGATCGAGCTATGCCACCGCTACCACGTGCCCCTGCTCGTCAACGATGACGTCCGGCTGGCCGCGCTGACCGACGCCGACGGCGTGCATCTGGGACGGGACGATGCGCCACTTGATGAAGCCCGCATCAACCTTGGGCCGAAAAAAATCATCGGCGTGTCCGCCTATGCCGATCTGGAACGGGCGCGACACCTGGCCGAGGCGGGTGCCGACTATGTGGCCTTGGGCAGCTTCTTTTCCTCGCCCACCAAACCGCAGGCACCGCTTTGCCCACTGGAACGCCTCACCGAGGCGAAGCGAGTGCTCACCGTTCCCGTAGTGGCCATCGGCGGCATCACGCCTGAGAACGCACCCGGCCTGATCGCGGCCGGGGCCGATGCCCTCGCCGTGATCTCGGCGCTGTTCGCCGCCCCGGACGTGCGGCTCGCTGCGGCCCGCTTCGCCAGCCTGTTTGCAACCCGACACTGA